The segment TGTTGGTCTGCGTGCCGCTGCCGGTCTGCCAGATGCGCAGCGGAAAATGATCGTCGAGCTTGCCCGCGATCACTTCGTCGGCCGCCTGCACGATCAGTCGCGCCTTGTCCGGCGAGAGTTTGCCGAGATCGCGATTAATTTCCGCCGCCGCTTTCTTGAGCGTGCCGAACGCGCGCACCACCGACCGCGGCATCCGGTCGAAGCCGATCGAAAAATGCAGCAGCGAGCGCTCGGTCTGCGCGCCCCAATAGCGGTCGCGCGCGACCTCGATCGCCCCCATGCTGTCGGTTTCGGTGCGCTTGCCATTTGCTCGAGCCGAATCGTTTGCCATTTTAATCCTGACGCCGGGTCATGCGGCGTTCCCCTCGCGGCGCAATCATTCTATTCTTGCGCGATCGTCTTGAAAGCGCCGCCGCGGTTTTTTTTGCGACTCTTGGCGGCAGGCTTTTCAGCGCCGCTTAGCCGATATAGTTTAGGGCGAGTATCGTTCACAACAGGAACTTCTGAGGAGAGGCTGAGCAACCATGCCGTGGACTATAACCCGACTCTGCCGCGATTGCGTGGATACCGGATGCGTTAGCGTATGTCCCGTCGATTGCATTTACGAGTACGCGGGTTCGGACAAGGAAAAATTTCCGAATCAGCTCTACATCGATCCCGACGAATGCATCGATTGCGGCGCCTGCGAGCCCGAATGCCCGTGGCAGGCAATTTTCGAGGAGCCGGGAGTGCCGGATCTGCTGCAGGACGACATCGCGCTGAATCACGCCATCCTCGAGATCAAGGATCAGTTCAAGGTGAAGTCGTTCGTGCAGATTGAGCATCCGACGCCCGAGCAGATTGCCGAGAACAAACGCAAATGGGGCATCGATCCCAATAGCTAGGCATTTCAGCTCGCACCTTCTTCACAATCA is part of the Candidatus Binatus sp. genome and harbors:
- a CDS encoding ferredoxin family protein, with protein sequence MPWTITRLCRDCVDTGCVSVCPVDCIYEYAGSDKEKFPNQLYIDPDECIDCGACEPECPWQAIFEEPGVPDLLQDDIALNHAILEIKDQFKVKSFVQIEHPTPEQIAENKRKWGIDPNS